Proteins encoded in a region of the Mycolicibacterium duvalii genome:
- a CDS encoding TetR/AcrR family transcriptional regulator produces MTQATAADTREMIISAAFACFRTRGLAKTTIVDIARTADVSRSTFYDYFKDKETIVEACAEAASQRFYRNMATAIDRYGGSTLEDRLVRAAVFVAQARRVVEPEVYFDPEEVNLMLTKNAAALLRECAEFLAPYVAAARVTGEVRSDLDVPTATEWFSRMLFSLFTTPSPYFDAHDDDAVAEFVRQYVIAGFGDRRPGRR; encoded by the coding sequence ATGACGCAAGCCACCGCCGCCGACACCCGGGAGATGATCATCTCGGCGGCCTTTGCCTGCTTTCGAACACGCGGTCTCGCCAAGACCACCATCGTCGACATCGCCCGAACTGCCGACGTCTCCCGGAGCACGTTCTACGACTACTTCAAAGACAAAGAGACGATTGTCGAGGCGTGTGCCGAGGCGGCGTCTCAGCGTTTCTATCGCAACATGGCTACAGCCATCGATCGCTATGGCGGTAGTACGCTCGAAGACAGGCTGGTGCGGGCGGCGGTGTTCGTCGCGCAGGCTCGCCGGGTCGTCGAACCCGAGGTGTACTTCGATCCAGAAGAAGTGAACCTCATGCTCACCAAGAATGCGGCCGCACTGCTGCGTGAGTGCGCCGAGTTCCTGGCGCCCTATGTTGCCGCTGCGCGCGTCACAGGTGAGGTGCGCAGCGACTTGGACGTGCCGACGGCAACGGAGTGGTTTTCCCGGATGTTGTTCTCGCTGTTCACCACTCCGTCACCCTATTTCGACGCCCACGACGACGATGCTGTCGCCGAGTTCGTACGCCAGTACGTCATCGCCGGCTTCGGCGACCGCCGGCCTGGCCGCCGTTAG
- a CDS encoding lipid-transfer protein: MSDGIGGRAALVGIGQTEFSKESGRTEMQLACEAVKAAIDDAGLRPGDIDGMVTFSVDENEEIEVARNVGIGNLSFFTRVPHGGGAAAGTVMQAAMAVATGAAEAVVCYRAFNERSGFRFGGAGRQPGVTPLWMAPYAPFGFMTPAAWVSLHAQRYMSTYGVTNADFGKISVIDRKHAAKNPDAWFYGKPITIDDHQQSRWIVEPVVRLLDCCQESDGGVAMVVTSVERARDLPHPPAVITAAAQGAAFDGEVMTSYYREDITGLPEMGVVGSKLWRDSGLKPEDISTAFLYDHFTPFVFTQLEELGFCGRGEAKDFVDVDELSIGGRMPINTNGGLLGEAYIHGMNGITEGVRQVRGTSYNQVDNVEHVLVTSGTGVPTSGLILAPVR; the protein is encoded by the coding sequence GTGAGCGACGGCATCGGCGGGCGGGCCGCGCTGGTCGGCATCGGCCAGACCGAGTTCTCGAAAGAATCGGGCCGGACCGAGATGCAGCTGGCCTGTGAAGCAGTGAAGGCCGCCATCGACGACGCGGGCCTGCGTCCCGGCGACATCGACGGCATGGTGACCTTTTCGGTCGACGAGAACGAAGAGATCGAGGTCGCCCGTAACGTCGGCATCGGCAACCTGTCATTCTTCACCCGGGTGCCGCACGGCGGTGGCGCCGCCGCGGGCACTGTCATGCAGGCGGCCATGGCCGTCGCCACCGGGGCCGCGGAAGCCGTTGTCTGTTACCGGGCCTTCAACGAGCGGTCCGGTTTCCGATTCGGCGGCGCCGGGCGGCAGCCTGGCGTCACGCCGCTGTGGATGGCGCCCTACGCCCCGTTCGGTTTCATGACTCCGGCGGCGTGGGTCTCCCTGCACGCCCAGCGATACATGTCCACCTACGGCGTCACCAACGCCGACTTCGGCAAGATCTCGGTGATCGACCGCAAGCACGCCGCGAAGAATCCCGACGCCTGGTTCTACGGCAAGCCGATCACGATCGACGACCATCAGCAGTCCCGCTGGATCGTCGAGCCGGTGGTCCGCCTGCTGGACTGCTGCCAGGAGAGCGACGGCGGCGTTGCGATGGTGGTCACGAGCGTCGAACGAGCACGCGATCTGCCTCACCCGCCTGCGGTGATCACCGCAGCGGCGCAGGGCGCGGCCTTCGACGGAGAGGTGATGACGAGCTACTACCGCGAGGACATCACGGGGCTGCCGGAAATGGGTGTGGTCGGCAGCAAACTCTGGCGGGATTCGGGTCTGAAACCCGAGGACATCTCCACGGCGTTTCTCTACGACCACTTCACCCCCTTCGTATTCACCCAGCTCGAGGAGCTCGGCTTCTGCGGGCGCGGTGAGGCCAAAGATTTCGTCGACGTCGACGAGTTGTCCATCGGCGGACGGATGCCGATCAATACGAACGGCGGACTGCTCGGCGAGGCATACATCCACGGCATGAACGGCATCACCGAGGGCGTCCGGCAGGTACGGGGTACCTCCTACAACCAGGTGGACAACGTGGAACATGTGCTGGTCACGTCGGGAACCGGCGTGCCCACCAGCGGGCTCATCCTGGCGCCAGTCCGCTAA